A window of the Cannabis sativa cultivar Pink pepper isolate KNU-18-1 chromosome X, ASM2916894v1, whole genome shotgun sequence genome harbors these coding sequences:
- the LOC115699728 gene encoding agamous-like MADS-box protein AGL12: protein MARGKVQLRRIENPVHRQVTFCKRRAGLLKKAKELSVLCDAEIGLVIFSAHGKLYDLATKGTMQGLIEKYMKSTKGSLVAQADQQQPILQTQSDQLDAKNEISMLKQEIEILQKGLRYMFGGGAGTMNLDELQILEKNLELWIYHIRSAKMDIMSQEIQLLKNKEGILKAANKYLQDKIEENTTTASDLDFVPMMTTNNPYPLTILQNGIFQF, encoded by the exons ATGGCTCGTGGAAAAGTTCAGCTGAGAAGAATAGAGAACCCAGTTCACAGACAAGTTACTTTCTGTAAGCGCCGAGCTGGGCTCCTTAAGAAAGCCAAAGAGCTTTCTGTTCTTTGTGATGCTGAGATTGGACTTGTCATCTTCTCCGCCCATGGCAAGCTCTACGATCTCGCCACAAAAGG AACCATGCAAGGGCTTATAGAGAAGTACATGAAGTCGACCAAGGGATCTCTGGTGGCTCAGGCTGATCAGCAACAGCCCATTTTACAGACGCAGTCTGATCAGCTG GATGCCAAAAATGAAATAAGCATGCTGAAACAAGAGATTGAAATACTACAAAAAGGTCTCAG ATACATGTTTGGAGGAGGAGCAGGAACTATGAATCTTGATGAACTCCAAATTCTTGAAAAGAATCTGGAATTGTGGATTTATCATATTCGTTCGGCAAag atGGACATCATGTCTCAAGAGATCCAATTGTTAAAAAATAAG GAAGGAATACTGAAAGCTGCAAATAAGTATCTCCAAGATAAG ATAGAAGAGAACACTACTACTGCAAGTGATCTTGATTTTGTACCAATGATGACGACTAACAATCCATATCCCTTAACCATATTACAGAATGGGATATTTCAGTTCTAA